The following coding sequences lie in one Halarcobacter mediterraneus genomic window:
- a CDS encoding ligand-binding sensor domain-containing protein → MIISHASENKLYLVFQNFEDKIEHIYDELEKFPQNAASSIRKILDNNLFSRNILERQTNYIDSISTYIDDINYKDEVYYFYLFIIPKDIDIDFNGITDKEERIKKIEELLIKLFKLYSSYSSNQKVIDLFENFKGNSFLQLEAEFYVKKLNKIYGTLLNYKRNYKNQIICSDKIIGEEIFELNIIEENPLKNYQFIKAPFQKDLIKFIYSSLKFLKKKRLDIFEENARDEYKEILKILNKINNLLIKISTHKNISSDNISKKTLDKFFRKYKNNIEIKKNKKVFNLVHSIFFTELKKDVQLFLSVDLTKVFEKVLEKKLSHYDKLLYIGNESEQKIVKSDGSIDKNINNSNFLLEEGKTKLINQYPDFMIKEENHFHIIDAKYKFKENVLKKSDDIRQVLVYSLLFNKDMFFAKNEDMQKIKKIILYVQKSNININNFNDLVINIERIDIDNLLDSFSYKENLFNTEVIISPIEVLK, encoded by the coding sequence ATGATTATATCTCATGCTAGTGAAAATAAATTATATTTAGTATTTCAAAATTTTGAAGATAAGATAGAACATATTTATGATGAACTAGAGAAATTTCCTCAAAATGCGGCATCTTCAATACGAAAAATTTTAGATAATAATTTATTTAGTAGAAATATATTAGAAAGACAGACTAACTATATAGACAGCATATCTACATATATTGATGATATTAACTATAAAGATGAAGTTTACTATTTCTATTTATTTATTATTCCAAAAGATATAGATATAGATTTTAATGGAATAACTGATAAAGAAGAAAGAATTAAAAAAATAGAAGAACTTTTAATTAAGCTTTTTAAACTATATTCTAGTTATTCATCAAATCAAAAAGTTATTGATTTATTTGAAAATTTCAAAGGAAATAGTTTTTTACAATTAGAAGCAGAATTTTATGTAAAAAAATTAAATAAAATATATGGGACATTGTTAAATTATAAAAGAAACTATAAGAACCAAATTATATGTAGTGATAAAATTATTGGTGAAGAAATATTTGAACTTAATATAATTGAAGAAAATCCTTTGAAAAACTATCAATTTATTAAAGCCCCATTTCAAAAAGATCTAATTAAATTTATATATTCAAGCTTAAAATTTTTAAAGAAAAAAAGACTAGATATATTTGAAGAAAATGCACGAGATGAATATAAAGAAATATTGAAAATATTAAATAAAATCAATAATCTATTAATAAAGATATCAACACATAAGAATATTTCAAGTGATAATATTTCGAAAAAAACTTTAGATAAGTTTTTTAGAAAATATAAAAATAACATTGAAATTAAGAAAAATAAAAAAGTTTTTAATTTAGTACACTCAATATTCTTTACAGAGTTAAAGAAAGATGTACAATTGTTTTTGAGTGTTGACCTAACAAAAGTCTTTGAGAAAGTTCTAGAAAAGAAATTATCACATTATGATAAGTTATTATATATTGGAAATGAAAGTGAACAAAAAATAGTAAAGTCAGATGGAAGCATAGATAAAAATATTAATAATAGTAATTTTTTATTAGAAGAAGGTAAAACAAAATTAATTAATCAATATCCTGATTTTATGATTAAGGAAGAGAATCATTTTCATATTATTGATGCAAAATATAAGTTTAAAGAAAACGTATTAAAAAAATCTGATGATATTAGACAAGTCTTAGTATATTCTTTGCTATTTAATAAAGATATGTTTTTTGCAAAAAATGAAGATATGCAAAAAATCAAAAAAATAATTCTTTATGTTCAAAAGTCTAATATAAACATTAATAATTTCAATGATTTAGTAATTAATATTGAAAGAATTGATATCGATAATCTCCTTGATAGTTTTAGTTATAAAGAAAATTTATTTAATACTGAAGTAATTATATCTCCTATAGAAGTTTTAAAATAG
- a CDS encoding DNA cytosine methyltransferase encodes MIFRNINDLVDSNDKKFFIEKVNIINQLIIKFCKKNKIDLDKQEIDKKGVLKELALIGILKIEDDLPLLKKILKSEYGDLLKVLSFYIKNKKKTNYILNKFYNSYRKELQDKRVESNKPKIIDLFCGAGGFSWGFVKEGYQIELANDIEPCAIETYKYNHPDLNSEKILSADIKEIVDNIEKHVVSDVDVIIGGPPCQSFSSANQQRIIDDPRNVLYKYYVKAVEKIRPKFILMENVRGMLKVADEVVEDFKKIDYEVKYKLYDSSDFSVPQKRIRLIYVGVSKEYMSSKNITPDILMNEIELEIKNKTKYVLKDALENIKNLECPTVKNTTEIDCEISGKKIDINEYKNKSNDYIKLINNDEEFDYTFNHKARYQNQNNILIYKTLQQGADSTCESIKDIMPYSHRNHLFKDKYFKLIENEPSRTITAHMKMDCHSHIHPTQVRSLTPREAARVQSFPDNYLFLGAYLKTYMQIGNAVPPLMGQVFAKVYKKYI; translated from the coding sequence ATGATATTTAGAAATATAAATGATTTAGTAGATTCAAATGATAAAAAGTTTTTTATTGAAAAAGTGAATATTATAAATCAACTGATAATAAAGTTTTGTAAAAAAAATAAAATAGATTTAGATAAACAAGAAATAGATAAAAAAGGTGTTTTAAAAGAATTAGCTTTAATTGGAATATTAAAAATTGAAGATGATTTACCATTATTGAAAAAGATTTTAAAAAGTGAATATGGAGATTTATTAAAAGTATTAAGTTTCTATATAAAAAATAAAAAGAAAACAAATTATATATTAAATAAATTTTATAACTCATATCGAAAAGAACTACAAGATAAAAGAGTTGAAAGTAATAAACCAAAAATAATAGATTTATTTTGTGGTGCAGGTGGTTTTAGTTGGGGGTTTGTAAAAGAGGGTTATCAAATAGAATTAGCAAATGATATAGAACCTTGTGCTATTGAAACTTATAAGTATAATCACCCAGATTTAAATTCAGAAAAAATTTTGAGTGCTGATATAAAAGAAATTGTAGATAATATTGAAAAGCATGTAGTGTCTGATGTAGATGTAATAATTGGAGGACCTCCTTGTCAATCTTTTAGTAGTGCAAATCAGCAAAGAATAATTGATGACCCAAGAAATGTTTTATATAAATATTATGTTAAAGCTGTAGAAAAAATAAGACCTAAGTTCATACTAATGGAAAATGTTAGAGGTATGTTAAAAGTTGCTGATGAAGTTGTAGAAGATTTTAAAAAGATTGACTATGAAGTAAAATATAAATTATATGATTCAAGTGATTTTTCTGTACCTCAAAAAAGAATTAGATTAATTTATGTTGGTGTGAGTAAGGAATATATGAGTTCTAAGAATATTACACCTGATATTTTAATGAATGAAATTGAATTAGAAATAAAAAACAAAACAAAATATGTCTTAAAAGATGCTCTTGAAAATATTAAAAATTTAGAGTGTCCAACTGTTAAAAATACAACAGAAATTGATTGTGAAATATCGGGTAAAAAGATAGACATTAATGAATATAAAAATAAATCTAATGATTATATAAAATTAATAAATAATGATGAAGAATTTGATTATACATTTAATCATAAAGCCAGATATCAAAATCAGAACAATATTCTAATTTATAAAACATTACAACAAGGTGCAGACTCAACTTGTGAATCAATAAAAGATATAATGCCTTATAGTCATAGAAACCATTTATTTAAAGATAAATATTTTAAGTTAATTGAAAATGAACCTTCACGTACGATTACTGCACATATGAAGATGGATTGTCATTCTCATATTCATCCTACTCAAGTAAGAAGTTTAACTCCAAGAGAAGCTGCAAGAGTTCAATCTTTTCCTGATAACTATTTATTTTTAGGAGCTTACTTAAAAACTTATATGCAAATAGGTAATGCTGTCCCACCTCTAATGGGACAAGTTTTTGCAAAAGTTTATAAAAAATATATTTAA
- a CDS encoding DNA cytosine methyltransferase encodes MKKKYTFIDLFAGAGGFAEGFYQEGYKALSHVEFDKYACDTLKERMRFYKYNENEIEKVKPTDITSENILKIIDDCVQDNDVDVIIGGPPCQSFSSQGKARDPHGMKKDPRNYLYENYIKVLNHYKPKFFVFENVSGILSTKVNGELIIHKIYEDMKKNYKIIEDKDKILLNAVDFGVPQERKRVILIGVRRDLNIDVNDVYNELNEVSKKIEKVTVEEAISDLPSLLPGEGKDLVKFRPKKVSKYLEQIRPENYDYLHHHVARNHNSLDKERYKHMSKNKWTLEELYENKAHLIHPKKRLFNNSYVVQFFDKPSKTIIAHLYKDGNQFIHPDHSQERTLTPREAARLQSFPDNFVFPCSKTQQYKQIGNAVPPLFAKQIAKVLKKFLSEKN; translated from the coding sequence ATGAAAAAGAAATATACATTTATAGATTTATTTGCAGGTGCTGGAGGTTTTGCTGAAGGATTTTATCAAGAGGGATATAAAGCTCTATCTCACGTAGAGTTTGATAAATATGCTTGTGATACTTTAAAAGAGAGAATGAGATTTTATAAATATAATGAAAATGAAATTGAAAAAGTTAAACCTACAGATATTACTAGTGAAAATATATTAAAAATAATTGATGATTGTGTTCAAGACAATGATGTTGATGTAATAATTGGTGGACCTCCTTGTCAATCTTTCTCATCGCAAGGTAAAGCTAGAGACCCCCATGGAATGAAAAAAGACCCAAGAAACTATTTATATGAGAATTATATTAAAGTATTAAATCACTATAAACCAAAATTTTTCGTTTTTGAAAATGTCAGTGGAATATTATCCACTAAAGTAAATGGTGAATTGATAATTCATAAAATTTATGAAGATATGAAAAAGAATTATAAAATAATAGAGGACAAAGATAAAATTCTTTTAAATGCAGTTGACTTTGGTGTTCCTCAAGAAAGGAAAAGAGTTATATTAATTGGTGTTAGAAGAGATTTAAATATTGATGTAAATGATGTATATAATGAATTGAATGAAGTTTCAAAGAAAATAGAGAAAGTAACAGTAGAAGAAGCAATTTCTGATTTACCTAGTTTATTACCAGGAGAGGGTAAAGATTTAGTGAAATTTAGACCTAAAAAAGTATCAAAGTATTTGGAACAAATTAGACCTGAGAATTATGATTATTTACATCATCATGTGGCAAGAAACCATAATAGTTTAGATAAAGAACGTTACAAACATATGAGTAAAAATAAATGGACTTTAGAAGAATTATATGAAAATAAAGCGCATTTAATTCATCCTAAAAAAAGATTATTTAACAATAGTTATGTTGTTCAATTTTTTGATAAACCATCAAAAACTATTATTGCACATTTGTATAAAGATGGTAATCAATTTATTCACCCAGATCATTCTCAAGAAAGAACATTAACACCAAGAGAAGCTGCAAGACTTCAATCTTTCCCAGATAATTTTGTTTTCCCTTGTTCTAAAACACAACAATATAAACAGATTGGTAATGCTGTCCCACCTTTATTTGCTAAACAAATTGCAAAAGTATTGAAAAAATTTTTAAGTGAGAAAAATTAG
- a CDS encoding helix-turn-helix domain-containing protein: MEQFNDFEDFSEEQKEQFFKNVGKNVSRIRKKHKLSQLKLSQLIGHKSTSLVSGAEIYYNKQHFSLEHLALIAFVLNEDITEFFKSI; the protein is encoded by the coding sequence ATGGAACAATTTAATGATTTTGAAGACTTTTCAGAAGAGCAAAAAGAACAATTTTTTAAAAATGTTGGTAAGAATGTATCAAGAATAAGAAAAAAACATAAATTATCCCAGTTAAAACTTAGCCAACTAATAGGACATAAATCAACTTCTTTGGTAAGTGGAGCAGAAATTTATTATAATAAACAACATTTTTCATTAGAACATTTAGCTTTAATTGCTTTTGTATTAAATGAAGATATAACTGAATTTTTCAAATCTATATAA
- a CDS encoding WYL domain-containing protein yields MKKELEKEIRSIDFNEVEDEIERLSDKFNLSELQEEKLRQKVEEYIESLEKTCFKYKPKETNKSYILANAILEAMCINNDLNVFVDSSKFKIHQYYNEVSQEELVEKLFFKIKENKNDSTSKEALRLLKCLRLLNHKQPNYALFSKNWFKDSRYEIIDNNVLKFLTPSLLGYLGKHYDSTVSKYFENIDEVIKYIIKPSIYHNKLNFIEATIIDAINELDDLTIKIYNKDEEFSIYPMQIIYKKEGHNQYKVLRYEVDEDDLKHEIDFDKIERITLKDKTYSNYEVEESSTNQKYLFNPSYSMLSVESYKKNQPSKTVLLEIDTNIVEYFQVKPLSNMKLYVTEEEKQDFSKEYGLDTLPNKCYIFAEDDKEYIISTIFHTIEYVKILEPTELNEDIVERMKIFAKKNNIDLCKEDTPPKKPIEPSDLTSIKEETNEIKENNKDIVIDKSGKMEDIKNNDSEIKFNF; encoded by the coding sequence ATGAAAAAAGAACTAGAAAAAGAAATAAGAAGTATTGACTTCAATGAAGTTGAAGATGAAATTGAAAGATTAAGTGATAAATTTAATTTATCTGAACTTCAAGAAGAAAAATTAAGACAGAAAGTTGAAGAATATATAGAGTCTTTAGAAAAAACCTGCTTTAAATACAAACCAAAGGAGACTAATAAGTCTTATATTTTAGCTAACGCAATACTTGAAGCTATGTGTATAAATAATGATTTAAATGTATTTGTAGATTCTTCTAAATTCAAAATTCATCAATATTATAATGAAGTTTCTCAAGAGGAATTAGTTGAAAAACTGTTTTTTAAAATAAAAGAAAATAAGAATGACTCGACCTCAAAAGAAGCTTTACGTCTTTTAAAATGCTTGAGACTATTAAACCATAAACAGCCAAATTATGCATTGTTTTCAAAAAACTGGTTTAAAGATAGTAGATATGAGATTATAGATAACAATGTATTGAAATTTCTGACCCCTTCTTTATTAGGATATCTTGGAAAACATTATGATTCTACTGTATCTAAATATTTTGAGAATATTGATGAAGTTATTAAATATATAATAAAACCTTCAATCTATCATAATAAACTAAATTTTATAGAAGCTACAATTATTGATGCGATAAATGAATTAGATGATTTAACAATAAAAATATATAATAAGGATGAAGAATTTTCAATTTATCCAATGCAGATTATATATAAGAAAGAGGGACATAATCAATATAAAGTTTTAAGATATGAAGTAGATGAAGATGATTTAAAGCATGAAATTGACTTTGATAAAATTGAAAGAATTACATTAAAAGATAAAACTTATAGTAATTATGAAGTAGAAGAATCTTCCACTAATCAAAAATATTTATTTAATCCTAGTTACTCAATGCTTTCTGTTGAATCATATAAAAAGAATCAACCATCTAAAACAGTGTTATTAGAAATTGATACAAATATAGTTGAATATTTCCAAGTTAAACCATTATCAAATATGAAGTTATACGTTACAGAAGAAGAAAAGCAAGACTTTTCAAAAGAGTACGGTTTAGATACATTACCTAATAAATGCTATATTTTTGCAGAAGATGATAAAGAATATATAATATCAACTATTTTTCATACTATTGAATATGTAAAAATATTGGAGCCAACAGAATTAAATGAAGATATAGTTGAGCGAATGAAAATATTTGCTAAAAAGAATAATATAGATTTATGTAAAGAAGATACACCACCTAAGAAACCAATTGAACCATCAGATTTAACTTCTATTAAAGAAGAAACTAATGAAATAAAAGAGAATAATAAAGATATTGTAATTGATAAAAGTGGTAAAATGGAAGATATAAAAAATAATGATAGTGAGATAAAATTCAATTTTTAA
- a CDS encoding DNA methyltransferase, with amino-acid sequence MNNIKTIKIEQVKIGERVTSLDTKTVELIKKSINENGQYNPISLNLIDGEYVLISGYHRLIAHKELGLTEIEASVYTDLSKEKVEIIELEENIIRKHFDHFELGKLIEKYDKLCSNTSKTKKAKAKNEEIKDKTGVQPREIQRSRKLWNELSKNKSLIEHLETKTEPLVNEDLKKLASFSKENQEIIINLTKDLLNKKTLKNAILKVEHTIEEKIEQSRKQNLRKLTSNVCFKGDSLEILKSIPKNHFSHCITDIPYGISVKKEMGKNTTSCKSEEWDKDIPPLELFNEIYRTLKPGGFFVTTFSPRSDLILNLHDKLKEVGFNIKFNQLYWVHDPNLPRSYWMEDKQKSKVKEDEDNVDKSSNFKGEKTPHIASSVEPIIIVQKPFEDLIYEHATKALNDDTLSKGTINIEETKVNNKQVQQLISIEEINEFIGKRFSIKNWSQQIFGNMIFTSKPNEEKNYNYKGEEIKSKNVNSKKANDHASVKPVALFAYLLKLFNTDKDGIILEPFAGSGTTLISSKLLKMNYFGIEQDDGYYEIIKQRLIQDKSYTNDDLKSNFFNN; translated from the coding sequence ATGAATAACATTAAGACAATAAAAATTGAACAAGTAAAAATTGGTGAGAGAGTAACTTCTTTAGATACAAAAACTGTGGAACTAATAAAAAAATCTATTAATGAAAATGGACAATATAATCCTATTTCATTAAATTTGATTGATGGTGAATATGTCCTTATTTCTGGTTATCATAGATTGATAGCTCATAAAGAATTAGGTCTTACAGAAATTGAAGCTTCTGTTTATACAGATTTATCAAAAGAAAAAGTTGAGATAATTGAACTAGAAGAAAATATTATCAGAAAACATTTTGATCACTTTGAATTAGGAAAACTAATTGAAAAGTATGATAAGTTATGTTCAAACACTTCAAAAACAAAAAAGGCAAAAGCTAAAAATGAAGAGATTAAAGACAAAACTGGTGTACAACCAAGAGAAATTCAAAGGTCAAGAAAACTTTGGAATGAGTTATCTAAAAATAAATCTTTAATTGAACATTTAGAAACAAAAACAGAACCTTTAGTTAATGAGGATTTGAAAAAGCTTGCTTCTTTTTCAAAAGAAAATCAAGAGATAATTATAAATCTAACCAAAGATTTACTTAATAAAAAAACTTTAAAAAATGCAATTCTTAAAGTAGAACATACAATTGAAGAGAAGATTGAACAGTCAAGGAAACAAAATCTAAGAAAACTTACTTCTAACGTATGTTTTAAGGGTGATTCACTTGAAATCTTAAAGTCAATTCCTAAAAATCACTTTTCACATTGTATTACTGACATTCCTTATGGTATTTCAGTAAAAAAAGAAATGGGGAAAAATACAACTTCTTGTAAAAGTGAAGAATGGGATAAAGATATACCTCCTTTAGAGTTATTTAATGAGATATACAGAACACTAAAGCCTGGTGGTTTTTTTGTAACTACATTTTCTCCAAGAAGCGATTTAATTTTAAATCTTCATGACAAACTTAAAGAAGTAGGTTTTAATATTAAGTTTAATCAACTTTATTGGGTTCATGATCCAAATCTTCCAAGAAGTTATTGGATGGAAGATAAACAAAAAAGTAAAGTTAAAGAAGATGAAGATAATGTTGATAAATCTTCTAACTTTAAAGGTGAAAAGACACCTCATATAGCATCATCAGTTGAGCCAATTATTATTGTACAAAAACCTTTTGAAGATTTAATTTATGAGCATGCTACAAAAGCTCTTAATGATGACACTTTATCAAAAGGGACAATTAATATAGAGGAAACTAAGGTTAATAACAAACAAGTTCAACAACTCATTTCTATTGAAGAAATAAATGAGTTTATTGGAAAAAGGTTTTCAATTAAAAATTGGAGCCAACAAATATTTGGTAATATGATTTTTACTTCTAAACCTAACGAAGAAAAAAATTATAATTACAAGGGTGAAGAAATTAAATCAAAGAATGTAAATTCTAAAAAGGCAAATGACCATGCAAGTGTAAAGCCAGTTGCACTATTTGCGTATTTACTAAAACTTTTTAACACAGATAAGGATGGAATAATATTAGAACCTTTTGCTGGTTCAGGTACAACTCTTATTTCATCAAAACTTCTCAAAATGAATTATTTTGGGATAGAACAAGATGATGGATATTATGAAATCATTAAACAGAGACTTATTCAAGATAAATCATATACAAATGATGATTTAAAATCTAACTTTTTTAACAACTAG
- a CDS encoding tyrosine-type recombinase/integrase: protein MSNIRIKGDGVFKIRKNVIYVHGSINGKFHRKSTGKKLTPATKQWMKKANPLDVLSKLLDTDRNEVTTNNFEKFGYMILEVTSSRRQQASQNELEGLFKNRVLPSFKGLKIEDIKPLDIVNLLEKQKKEVCNDRVKRIKNLLNIIFDYAYDNELIERNPVQTRSVKAVDLSYNPKKTEAYSTEEIRVILKNAKGWFKIFLELSFKLGLRTGECMALKWNDINFETEKLSLQRSITRGVITEQNENSTSNKNHFRTIQLLPDLVKLLKIYYEVRPSNEWLFINKDGRYYRESKTIVDYHLKPLLKSIGVKYKTLYATRRSYASVMSFGGENLEDIQKIMGHSKGSRITEKHYIDPRILKLEHDKLNAQKQQEIFNMMVEVEDKVSQSKPA from the coding sequence ATGAGTAATATTAGAATAAAAGGTGATGGGGTCTTTAAAATTAGAAAAAATGTTATCTATGTTCATGGTTCTATAAATGGCAAATTTCATAGAAAATCTACAGGTAAAAAATTAACTCCTGCAACTAAACAATGGATGAAAAAAGCAAATCCATTAGATGTGTTATCAAAGTTATTAGATACAGATAGAAATGAAGTCACTACAAATAACTTTGAAAAATTTGGATATATGATACTAGAAGTCACAAGTTCGAGAAGACAACAAGCTAGTCAAAATGAACTTGAAGGACTTTTTAAAAATAGAGTTCTACCAAGTTTTAAAGGTTTAAAAATAGAGGACATAAAGCCTCTTGATATTGTTAATTTACTTGAGAAACAAAAAAAAGAAGTTTGTAACGATAGAGTTAAAAGAATAAAGAATCTTTTAAACATAATTTTTGATTATGCCTATGATAATGAGTTAATCGAAAGAAATCCAGTACAAACTAGAAGTGTCAAAGCTGTTGATTTATCTTATAATCCTAAAAAAACTGAGGCATACTCTACTGAAGAAATAAGAGTTATACTAAAAAATGCAAAAGGTTGGTTCAAAATATTTTTAGAACTATCTTTCAAGTTAGGATTAAGAACGGGGGAATGTATGGCTTTAAAATGGAATGATATAAATTTTGAAACTGAAAAATTATCACTTCAAAGAAGTATTACAAGAGGTGTTATTACAGAACAGAATGAAAATTCAACAAGTAATAAAAACCATTTTAGAACTATTCAACTATTGCCAGATTTAGTAAAGTTATTAAAAATTTACTATGAAGTTAGACCGTCAAATGAATGGCTATTTATCAATAAAGATGGTAGATATTACAGAGAATCAAAAACTATAGTTGATTATCATTTAAAACCGTTACTAAAAAGCATAGGAGTGAAATATAAAACTCTATATGCAACAAGAAGGTCATATGCATCTGTAATGAGTTTTGGAGGTGAAAACCTTGAAGATATCCAAAAAATTATGGGACATTCAAAAGGTTCAAGGATAACAGAAAAACATTATATCGACCCTAGAATACTAAAACTAGAACACGATAAATTAAATGCACAAAAACAACAAGAAATATTTAATATGATGGTTGAAGTTGAGGATAAAGTTTCTCAATCAAAACCAGCATAG